The following proteins are co-located in the Eleginops maclovinus isolate JMC-PN-2008 ecotype Puerto Natales chromosome 1, JC_Emac_rtc_rv5, whole genome shotgun sequence genome:
- the copz1 gene encoding coatomer subunit zeta-1 translates to MDSPILEPSLYTVKAVLILDNDGDRLYAKYYDDTYPTVKEQKAFEKNIFNKTHRTDSEIALLEGLTVVYKSNIDLFFYVIGSSHENELMLMAVLNCLFDSLSQMLRKNVERRALLENMEGLFLAVDEIVDGGVILESDPQQVVHRVALRGDDVPLTEQTVTQVLQSAKEQIKWSLLR, encoded by the exons ATGGATTCTCCCATACTG GAACCATCCTTGTACACTGTCAAAGCCGTTTTGATTCTAGACAACGATGGAGACAGGCTTTATGCAAAG TATTATGATGATACATACCCGACAGTGAAGGAGCAGAAGGCGTTTGAGAAGAACAtattcaacaaaacacacaggacGGACA gTGAAATAGCATTACTCGAGGGCCTCACTGTTGTGTACAAGAGCAACATAGACCTGTTCTTCTATGTGATCGGGAGTTCACATGAAAATGAG CTAATGCTCATGGCTGTTCTAAACTGCCTTTTTGATTCGCTCAGTCAGATGTTGAG AAAGAACGTTGAAAGGAGGGCCTTGTTGGAGAATATGGAGGGCCTCTTCCTGGCTGTGGATGAAATTGTAGATGGAGG GGTGATCCTAGAGAGTGACCCACAACAAGTTGTGCACCGTGTGGCCCTCAGA GGGGATGATGTGCCTTTGACAGAACAGACAGTTACCCAG GTTCTTCAGTCTGCCAAAGAACAGATCAAGTGGTCACTTCTACGGTAG